In Halococcus agarilyticus, the DNA window GCGGCCTGTGAGAACTCCTCTTCGATCCCCTGCACCCCCTCGATCGTGTTGAGGAGGATCGGGAAGAACGCGGCGAGGAAGATGATGAACCGGACGATGTTCTCGGCGCTGAACAGGATGATCGTCAGCGCCGGGAACCACGCGATCGGCGGGATCGGCCGGAGAACTTCGAGCGACGGGAAGAGGAGGTCCTCGGCGATCGCGCTGCGCCCGATCAACAGTCCCAGCGGTACCGCGACGACGGCGGCGACCACGTAGGAGAGGTACACCCGGAACGTGCTCCGGACGACCTCCCCCCAGAAGTACTGGCCCGTCGCCGCGTCGACGAACGCCACGACCACTTCCGGGGGCGTGGGGAGACTCGGATCGGTGGCGACGAGCATGGTCGCGACGGCCCAGATCGCGAGCACCGCCAGCAGCGACACCGACTGCTCGACGCGCCGGACGTACTCCATCAGGCCCGCCCCTCCGCCTGCTCCATCGCGCGTTCGGCCTCGTCGTGGATGCTCTCGCTGGCCCGGCGCTGGAGTTCGTTGAAGCGGTCGGTGGTGACCACGTCGGTGTCACGCGGCCGGTCGAGATCCACGTCGATGACGTCCTTCACTTGCCCTGGGCGGGCGGTCATCACGACCACCCGATCCGCGAGCAGGATCGCCTCCTCGACGTCGTGGGTGATGAAAAGGACAGTCCGGTCGTCGTCCTCCCAGACGTCGAGCAGTTTCTCCTGCATCAGCTCCTTGGTCATCGCGTCGAGCCCGCTGAACGGCTCGTCCATCAGCATGATGTCGGGATCGTTCGCGAGCAGCCGGGCGAGCTCCGCGCGCTGTTGCATCCCGCCCGAGAGCTCGTGGGGGTACGACTCCTCGAACCCCTCCAGCCCCATCTGATCGAACAGCGTCTCGACGCGGCTCTCGTCGACCGCGTCGCGCAT includes these proteins:
- a CDS encoding ABC transporter permease — its product is MEYVRRVEQSVSLLAVLAIWAVATMLVATDPSLPTPPEVVVAFVDAATGQYFWGEVVRSTFRVYLSYVVAAVVAVPLGLLIGRSAIAEDLLFPSLEVLRPIPPIAWFPALTIILFSAENIVRFIIFLAAFFPILLNTIEGVQGIEEEFSQAASSLGASSSQTLRHVVLPGALPSIYTGLVNAMGLAWVSLVAAEVLSSSGLGYFIWNAFTAGEYPNVIVGMIAVGVLGYASSVLVRWLGARQLPWLQSEAV
- a CDS encoding ABC transporter ATP-binding protein — its product is MSEHDTNDARTGADEQHTNRTNRSESAGDEEFRSWTDSSGTGTVNIKDMSKVYGTDGGELTAVDEMDLHIEAEEFVTVLGPSGCGKSTVMECIAGYLEPTEGEVLVNGEPVDGPDPSRGVVFQENRLFPWKTISENVRFGPQMRDAVDESRVETLFDQMGLEGFEESYPHELSGGMQQRAELARLLANDPDIMLMDEPFSGLDAMTKELMQEKLLDVWEDDDRTVLFITHDVEEAILLADRVVVMTARPGQVKDVIDVDLDRPRDTDVVTTDRFNELQRRASESIHDEAERAMEQAEGRA